From the endosymbiont of Bathymodiolus septemdierum str. Myojin knoll genome, one window contains:
- the dnaE gene encoding DNA polymerase III subunit alpha → MSNEFVHLHCHSEYSVDNSLIRIPKLVDQAKELGLSAIALTDNNNLFAAVKFYKAAKNAGIKPIFGAEVTLKGEEKNASLLLLCQDKQGYLNLSELISLSYQTGKGMEGANITLEQLQQYNQGLILIAPPVHSNVAQALIENKMPEAYERAKVWQQMFGNRFYLGLQRTNRIYDEQYLHLCIELGLSLDIPLVATNDVEFLKKDEFEAHEARICITQGGLLDDARREKLYCADQYLKSSEEMQALFSDLPEALANSVEIAKRCNVHFELNKKNYLPDFPVPEGMTMAAFFSQESKKGLEGRLEGLEVDRQVYHERLDFELSVINEMDFPGYFLIVADFIRWSKDNDIPVGPGRGSGAGSLVAYSLGITNVDPIKHELLFERFLNPERVSMPDFDVDFCTDRRDEVIEYVSRKYGAEKVSQIITYGTMAAKGVVRDVGRVLGHPYGFSDRISKSIPNDLKINLSRALGRFTEDDSQENKDKWFSKELADRYNSEESVTAVLDLSLQLEGLVRNVGTHAGGVLIAPSKISDFCPTYKASDEDGVVSQFDMKDVEAVGLVKFDFLGLSNLTVIDKAVKLIHAKGLTEELIDIDTLPLDDPAVYALLQRCDTTGIFQLESEGMRGYLKKLQADSFEDIVAMLALYRPGPLDAGMVDDYINVKHGRQKVKYPHPMLKGLLAPTNGVFLYQEQVMQSAQVMAGYSLGGADLLRRAMGKKIASEMDAQRSVFVEGAAKNDIDEKKANEIFDLIDKFSGYGFNKSHSVAYAYVSFQTAWLKAHYPAAFMAAVLSRMMDDTDRVCFTVNEVRMMALTIEGPNVNESLYEFSIKDEKTITYGLGAIKGVGEAVVELLVTERKANGDYRDLFDFCMRIEKRALNKRALEALIYSGALDGFDTDRATMIQTYPIAMKQAEQRQNDLLSGQSGLFGAVQGCQEYEVNYQLALPFSFRQTLQFEKIVLGYYFYNHPTDEYKDDLKPLSVTLPKDLTHRNNKAVRVLALLSDVHYRTTRKGTQMASIVLEDAQMVLNAVIFSKTLEKEGISDQLKADTVVVVSGAIEKDDYRDGWQLVVDNIENIDNVKEKYARSFDVSLNEQHLELLDKLSTKLKNSQGQCPVKLHYQVKDSIGVLRLSNEYSVQPNQELVEEIDRLLGGNSGQINYSH, encoded by the coding sequence ATGTCTAACGAATTTGTTCACCTTCATTGCCATAGCGAATATTCTGTTGATAACAGTTTAATTCGTATTCCTAAATTAGTTGACCAGGCTAAAGAGTTGGGACTGAGTGCCATTGCATTGACAGATAATAACAATTTATTTGCTGCGGTTAAATTTTACAAAGCAGCAAAAAATGCTGGCATTAAGCCTATTTTTGGTGCTGAGGTTACCCTTAAAGGTGAGGAGAAAAATGCTTCTTTATTATTACTGTGTCAAGACAAGCAAGGGTATTTAAATCTTTCCGAACTCATCTCTTTATCTTATCAAACAGGAAAAGGAATGGAAGGTGCGAATATCACCCTCGAACAATTACAGCAATACAACCAAGGGCTGATATTAATAGCACCTCCTGTACATAGCAATGTGGCACAAGCTTTAATTGAAAATAAAATGCCCGAGGCTTATGAAAGGGCCAAAGTTTGGCAACAAATGTTCGGCAATCGATTTTATTTAGGATTACAGCGCACCAACCGTATTTACGATGAGCAGTACTTACATCTTTGCATAGAATTGGGTTTATCACTTGATATTCCTTTAGTTGCAACGAATGATGTGGAGTTCTTAAAAAAAGACGAATTTGAGGCGCATGAGGCGCGTATTTGTATTACTCAAGGTGGTTTGTTGGACGATGCACGGCGTGAGAAACTTTATTGTGCAGATCAATATCTAAAATCTAGCGAAGAGATGCAGGCATTATTTTCTGATCTGCCAGAGGCGTTGGCAAACAGTGTTGAAATTGCCAAGCGTTGTAATGTGCATTTTGAGTTGAATAAAAAGAATTACTTGCCAGATTTCCCTGTGCCCGAAGGAATGACGATGGCAGCGTTCTTTTCTCAAGAATCTAAAAAGGGTCTAGAGGGGCGTTTAGAAGGGCTTGAGGTTGATAGGCAGGTTTACCACGAGCGTTTGGATTTTGAGTTGTCGGTTATTAATGAAATGGATTTCCCTGGGTATTTCTTAATCGTTGCCGACTTTATTCGTTGGTCCAAGGACAATGATATTCCTGTTGGACCTGGTCGTGGCTCTGGTGCAGGTTCGCTAGTAGCATATTCACTTGGTATTACCAATGTTGACCCAATTAAACACGAACTCCTATTTGAGCGCTTTTTAAACCCTGAACGCGTGTCTATGCCAGACTTTGATGTAGATTTTTGCACAGACCGTCGTGATGAGGTGATTGAATATGTATCGCGTAAATACGGCGCTGAAAAAGTATCGCAAATCATTACTTATGGCACCATGGCGGCAAAAGGTGTGGTACGAGATGTGGGTCGTGTTTTGGGGCATCCTTATGGTTTTAGTGACCGTATCTCTAAATCGATACCGAATGATTTGAAAATCAATTTATCGCGTGCATTGGGGCGTTTTACAGAGGATGACTCGCAAGAGAATAAAGACAAATGGTTTTCAAAAGAATTGGCAGACCGCTACAACTCTGAAGAAAGTGTCACCGCTGTACTTGATTTATCTTTGCAGCTAGAGGGTTTGGTGCGTAATGTTGGTACCCATGCAGGTGGTGTGTTGATTGCGCCAAGTAAGATTAGTGATTTTTGTCCGACTTATAAAGCCAGTGATGAAGATGGCGTGGTTTCACAATTTGATATGAAAGATGTGGAAGCAGTGGGACTGGTTAAATTTGATTTTTTGGGATTGTCAAATCTAACGGTGATTGACAAAGCGGTCAAACTTATTCATGCCAAAGGATTAACCGAAGAATTGATTGATATTGATACTTTGCCATTAGACGACCCGGCAGTTTATGCGTTGTTACAACGATGTGATACCACCGGTATTTTTCAATTAGAGTCAGAAGGAATGCGTGGTTATTTGAAAAAATTACAAGCAGATTCATTCGAAGATATTGTTGCAATGTTGGCACTCTATCGCCCAGGTCCACTCGATGCGGGCATGGTAGATGATTATATTAATGTTAAGCATGGTAGGCAAAAGGTTAAGTATCCGCACCCGATGTTAAAAGGACTTTTGGCACCAACGAATGGTGTGTTTTTATACCAAGAGCAAGTGATGCAATCCGCACAGGTAATGGCAGGTTACTCGTTAGGTGGGGCAGACTTATTGCGTAGGGCAATGGGTAAGAAAATTGCTTCAGAGATGGATGCGCAACGCAGTGTTTTTGTTGAAGGTGCGGCGAAAAATGACATTGATGAAAAAAAAGCCAATGAAATTTTTGACTTGATTGACAAGTTTTCAGGTTATGGTTTTAATAAATCTCACTCAGTTGCTTACGCTTATGTGTCTTTCCAAACAGCTTGGTTGAAGGCGCATTATCCTGCTGCTTTTATGGCGGCAGTGCTTTCAAGAATGATGGATGATACGGACAGAGTTTGCTTTACTGTGAACGAAGTGCGGATGATGGCACTTACCATTGAAGGTCCAAATGTAAATGAATCTTTATATGAATTTAGCATTAAAGATGAGAAAACCATTACTTATGGCTTGGGTGCGATTAAAGGAGTGGGTGAGGCTGTGGTTGAACTTTTGGTTACTGAACGCAAAGCGAATGGGGACTATCGCGATTTGTTTGATTTTTGTATGCGCATTGAAAAAAGGGCATTGAATAAGCGTGCACTTGAGGCGTTAATTTATAGCGGTGCCCTAGATGGATTTGATACAGATAGAGCGACGATGATTCAAACTTACCCAATTGCAATGAAACAGGCTGAGCAACGACAAAATGACCTTTTAAGTGGGCAGAGCGGGCTATTTGGTGCAGTGCAAGGTTGTCAAGAATATGAGGTGAATTACCAATTGGCACTGCCTTTTTCATTCAGACAGACTTTGCAATTTGAGAAAATTGTACTGGGTTATTATTTTTATAATCATCCAACTGATGAATATAAAGATGATTTAAAGCCTCTTTCTGTCACCCTACCTAAAGATTTGACTCACAGAAATAATAAAGCAGTGCGCGTATTGGCGTTGCTTTCAGATGTGCATTACCGCACCACTAGAAAAGGTACGCAAATGGCATCCATCGTACTTGAAGATGCTCAGATGGTATTAAATGCTGTTATTTTTTCTAAAACATTAGAAAAAGAGGGTATCAGTGATCAATTGAAGGCGGATACAGTGGTTGTGGTTTCTGGCGCCATTGAAAAAGATGACTATCGAGATGGCTGGCAATTGGTGGTTGATAACATCGAGAATATTGATAATGTTAAAGAAAAATACGCCAGAAGTTTTGATGTTTCACTCAATGAGCAACATTTGGAATTGCTAGATAAACTCTCAACAAAACTGAAAAATAGTCAAGGACAGTGTCCTGTAAAATTACATTATCAAGTAAAAGATTCTATAGGGGTGCTTCGATTAAGTAATGAATATTCTGTGCAACCTAATCAAGAATTGGTAGAGGAAATTGATAGATTATTAGGTGGAAACTCAGGTCAAATCAATTACTCACATTGA